AGGCCTATATCAACCAGCCCATTGGACCAGTGCTGGGGCCGCATGTGCTATGCATACTCGGGGTGCAAAAGGCCGAGCAGCCGCTGACCGAAGCGCTGCTGCGCAATGTGTTCACCCATTCGGTGTTCCTGACCAACCCGGCACCTGCACCACAGCTCAAGCACCGCTATCACATCGCCTGGGAAACCCAGCACAACGGTTTTAGCCAGCATTACTACTACAGCGTGAACGCGTCGATCAGCACCACCTGTGGCGATATTGACGACGATCGCTACGCCCTGGCCATGGACGGCATTTTCCTTGATATAGCAGAGCTGCCAATCGCGCTATGCAGCTATGCACGCAACAACGCTGGGCAACCGTCGGCCATTCGCACAGACGTGATCACAGGCGCAACGGTTCGCTCGCAGCGTCAGGCCAGGTGAGGCAGCGAGATGTTTTAAGCAAATGTTGATGACTCAAGTCAGCGCAATCGAGGGCAATGCCCGAAAGGCACGACTTGAGCGGGATCACTTGGGCTCTCCCCCGCCGAACCACAGCGGGGGCGACCCGGTTACCATTGGCCAGAGAGCCAACAGGTTGCCGCTTCAATCATGCTGAAGTGGTACCACGGCTGAGAATCCTGGCAACTGGTGGCGAACGACGCATGCACGCTTGAAGTCGCTAACAGGCAGGCTGCAGCCGTCATATAGACGTATTTTTTATTCTCATCTTCACTCCCCTTCCCATCGTTAATACATTGGCTTGCGCTTCAAACTCTAATAGTGGGCTTGAGCGAGGATCAATTAGGGCAGGTGTGCTAATGGAGTATCGACATGCCCGGGACAACGCCTATCAACTTCACGCCAGCCATTTCAGGGGAGTGTCGTGCAGCACATGGGAATCATGCACGCTGCCTTGCCGCAGCAATATGTTCGCTGTGCCCAGCCGTCGTCAGCGCAGATAACACTTATCGAACCAGAACGGCTCTAGCATCTCGCTCAGGTGTGTCTGCGCCTGTGGATGAGCGGCATTGATCAGATAGTTAGTCGCGTGCGGCAGCAACGCAGACGGCACTGGCAGGAGCAACTCCACGCCCTCATCCAACCAACGGTTGCCGACCGACTGCGAAGTCGGTTCATTGGCCTGCCAGCCCACCGGCAACGCCGGCGGTGCGCCCATCAACGCCTCCGGCACCACATCCATGCGTCAGACGCACGACCCGCTCTGACTCGGCCTCGCTAAAGCGTGCATTGCTGCTCAACCGGCGTCGGATGGTGCTCTCCGGCGCCACCAGTGACAGCGATAACTTCAGCTTGCTGGCGACGCGCTTGTAGCTGTGGGTGGAAATGCCCGCAACCACGATACGCAAGGCATCGGACTCCGATGCGAACTGAATATCCAACAAACGCGAAACGCGCCATTCGCCCGAACACGGACTCGTCAGAGACGTGGGACTGAACTGCCGTGCTCATAGACATGCCCACCATTTGATCAAATTTATACGTCAAATGGCGCCAGGTTTGCAATGACCAGACAAGGTCACGGAGGCGCGAAAACCTCGGGCCCACAACAGCCCACGGTGCGGTAGGGGTTTTAGTAGGGTTTTTTTCGCAGACATGAAAAAGCCCAACCGGTGAAAATTGGGCTAAGTCATTGAATAATATGGTCGGGACGGAGTGATTCGAACACTCGACCCCTAGCACCCCATGCTAGTGCGCTACCGGACTGCGCTACGCCCCGACTAGGCGTGTTACTGGGTTTGCTTCGCAACGAAGCGA
This region of Pseudomonas asgharzadehiana genomic DNA includes:
- a CDS encoding RES family NAD+ phosphorylase, translating into MDVVPEALMGAPPALPVGWQANEPTSQSVGNRWLDEGVELLLPVPSALLPHATNYLINAAHPQAQTHLSEMLEPFWFDKCYLR